A section of the Phaseolus vulgaris cultivar G19833 chromosome 8, P. vulgaris v2.0, whole genome shotgun sequence genome encodes:
- the LOC137827146 gene encoding alpha-galactosidase 1-like: MERRRFSYEVLVFLLTLLLFSLTCATASSSDPTQLHDHVEQPRRNLLANGLAKTPPMGWNSWNHFSCQINENIIKETADALVSTGLSKLGYRYVNIDDCWAELNRDASGNLVAKKSTFPSGIKALADYVHRKGLKLGIYSDAGYLTCSKQMPGSLGHEFQDAKTFASWGIDYLKYDNCNNDESKPTDRYPVMTRALSMARRPIFFSLCEWGDLHPALWGAKVGNSWRTTNDINDSWESMISRADMNEVYADYARPGGWNDPDMLEVGNGGMTKNEYIVHFSLWALSKAPLLLGCDVRNMTKETVEIVTNKEVIAVNQDSLGVQGKKVRMEGDIEIWAGPLSMYRVAVILLNRGPWNISITANWDDIGIPSKSVVQARDLWEHKTLVERFQEKLTAQVDPHGCKMYVLKPVA; the protein is encoded by the exons ATGGAGAGAAGAAGGTTTAGCTATGAGGTGCTGGTGTTTTTGCTGACCCTTTTGCTCTTCTCATTGACTTGTGCCACTGCTTCATCATCAGACCCAACACAACTCCATGACCATGTGGAGCAACCCAGGAGGAATCTTCTTGCTAATGGCCTTGCTAAAACTCCTCCAATGGG GTGGAACAGTTGGAATCatttttcttgtcaaattaACGAAAATATCATCAAAGAAACTG CTGATGCCCTTGTTTCTACTGGTCTTTCTAAGCTTGGATACAGATATGTCAATATAG ATGATTGTTGGGCTGAATTAAACCGGGATGCTAGT GGTAATCTGGTAGCAAAAAAATCAACATTTCCTTCTGGAATCAAAGCTCTTGCAGATTATGTTCACAGAAAAGGTCTTAAACTTGGAATTTATTCAGATGCTGG GTATTTAACTTGTAGCAAACAGATGCCTGGTTCTCTTGGTCATGAATTTCAAGATGCCAAGACTTTTGCATCATGG GGTATTGATTATTTGAAGTATGATAACTGTAACAATGATGAATCAAAACCAACTGATAG ATACCCTGTTATGACTCGGGCTTTATCGATGGCTCGTCGTCCAATCTTCTTCTCACTGTGTGAATG GGGAGACTTGCACCCTGCTTTATGGGGTGCTAAAGTGGGAAACAGCTGGAGAACTACCAATGACATTAATGATTCATGGGAAAG CATGATTTCAAGGGCAGACATGAACGAAGTTTATGCTGATTATGCAAGACCTGGTGGTTGGAATG ATCCTGACATGCTTGAGGTGGGAAATGGAGGGATGACAAAGAATGAATATATTGTTCACTTCAGTTTATGGGCCCTTTCCAAG gctcctcttcttcttggCTGTGATGTTAGAAATATGACTAAAGAGACTGTGGAGATTGTAACAAATAAGGAAGTTATTGCAGTTAACCAAG ATTCACTTGGTGTACAAGGTAAAAAGGTTAGGATGGAAGGTGATATTGAG ATTTGGGCAGGTCCTCTTTCAATGTACAGGGTGGCTGTTATCTTGCTTAATCGTGGCCCTTGGAATATTTCCATTACAGCCAACTGGGATGACATTGGTATTCCATCAAAAAGTGTTGTCCAAGCAAGAGACCTTTGGGAG CACAAGACATTGGTGGAACGCTTTCAGGAAAAATTGACTGCCCAAGTTGATCCACACGGGTGTAAAATGTACGTGCTGAAGCCAGTTGCTTGA